In one Gossypium hirsutum isolate 1008001.06 chromosome D09, Gossypium_hirsutum_v2.1, whole genome shotgun sequence genomic region, the following are encoded:
- the LOC107892886 gene encoding VQ motif-containing protein 17: MMKKRTRMPPSTPLSVHKDSQIISKAKPKIRIIHLFAPQIIKTDVASFRQLVQTLTGKLPQEKGSKDQKMELRTGLLAGLETIERVKEEDEGMWGNTGENSGGFLTGFGDLDGFIQEYLNFLWTLVISCMDFMNLNLHRLILYFVCAKGRGRDCLSQQYYFIFYWLVNTNECLDH; this comes from the coding sequence ATGATGAAGAAACGAACCAGAATGCCTCCTTCAACACCACTATCCGTTCACAAGGATTCACAAATAATATCAAAGGCAAAGCCCAAGATACGCATAATTCACTTATTTGCCCCACAGATCATTAAGACCGATGTGGCAAGCTTCAGACAACTGGTGCAGACACTCACTGGGAAACTTCCTCAAGAAAAGGGTTCCAAAGATCAGAAAATGGAGCTGAGAACTGGGTTGCTTGCAGGCTTGGAAACAATAGAAAGGgtgaaggaagaagatgaaggtaTGTGGGGTAATACTGGGGAGAATTCAGGTGGTTTCTTGACTGGTTTTGGAGATTTGGATGGATTTATTCAAGAGTACCTGAATTTCCTTTGGACCCTTGTCATCTCATGCATGGATTTCATGAACCTCAACTTGCATAGATTGATTCTTTACTTTGTGTGTGCCAAGGGAAGGGGAAGGGATTGTCTAAGCCAAcaatactattttattttttactggCTAGTTAACACAAATGAATGTCTGGATCATTAA
- the LOC107891257 gene encoding late embryogenesis abundant protein D-113-like has product MQSMKDAAASAKAGMEKAKASMQEKVDQMKTRDPNEKEMARERKEERQEDAELRKQEARHHNATAGHAGGGGIGGTGYTTAGYNRGDTGGYGGTGGHDNRGYPTAGSGYDTGRQDDLSSMGFGGDTGGAYGTTGNQDFPSAAPNNAGTRRSTRGGTQDDPYYRSY; this is encoded by the exons ATGCAGTCAATGAAGGATGCTGCTGCCTCTGCTAAGGCCGGCATGGAGAAGGCCAAGGCCTCCATGCAGGAAAAG GTGGACCAAATGAAGACAAGGGACCCTAATGAGAAAGAGATGGCGAGGGAAAGGAAAGAAGAGAGACAAGAAGATGCAGAGCTGAGGAAACAAGAGGCCCGCCATCATAACGCCACGGCTGGCCATGCTGGTGGTGGTGGTATTGGTGGTACTGGCTACACCACAGCTGGGTACAACAGAGGGGATACTGGTGGCTATGGCGGTACCGGTGGACATGACAACCGTGGGTACCCCACCGCAGGTAGTGGGTATGATACAGGCAGGCAAGATGACCTCAGCAGTATGGGGTTTGGCGGAGATACAGGGGGTGCTTACGGTACAACGGGAAACCAAGACTTCCCAAGTGCGGCGCCTAACAATGCTGGGACTAGAAGGAGCACCCGCGGAGGTACCCAGGATGATCCTTATTATCGATCCTATTAA
- the LOC107891258 gene encoding uncharacterized protein translates to MAKPHNFPEKQTWGTWKELLLACAVHRHGSNSWDSVAMELQKRTSTFQHLFFTPLSCQQKFQDLKRRFAENGDDDETTNNISTSAVPWLDELRKLRVAELRREVQQYDLSIVSLQLKVQKLKEEREQSLTENGKETEKSDLEREKGSEKKEENETENITRRPVNSREESERENHSVNESNSTDPKEEDPGTGPDEAKDEPEPVEPDGGETGKEVQSVKPEGEASCNGSCDSVAKGSAENSKLVDPRETGDSPESVAESKGEEPNRESSDVQSSASLSGKEKKNAEPGEPDNGELDQSPSIKKVSVESQPLVEFLEIFQSHKLGSLFERRLESQKTPDYSNLIRQHLDLETIGLRVEEGWYAGCKSKFFRDLLLLLTNAIIFFGKESSEYAAAIEFRQLVSKEIDAQFRNSSVLPKEQSPSRVLESQMPLKPEPQLSLSLSMKPKLSVPLIACRKRSSIAAKSSTSSSGQEKKRQLLASLMNEKPALGWKQHDKSIEESPVAKKRTRESSASGLRKASKNAKARSNTNTNKNSGTNANAAISSKGGSSNDNSESKGGEKEKSNSKTASSKKPSAANFLNRMRSSLSGNEPLTETLKGVISSDKGKGGGDAGEHKKNSTSSKGDQQKDRTPTPRTRSGGKRTSPAKRSTGRPPKRVPATQSAPPGKRGREAVENHSGGGQAKKRSRK, encoded by the exons atggcTAAACCCCACAACTTTCCCGAGAAACAAACATGGGGTACCTGGAAGGAGCTTTTACTTGCCTGTGCCGTTCATCGTCACGGTAGCAACAGTTGGGACTCCGTTGCTATGGAACTACAGAAACGTACTTCTACGTTCCAACACCTCTTCTTTACTCCTCTCTCTTGTCAACAGAAGTTTCAAGACCTTAAACGCCGTTTCGCTGAAAACGGTGACGATGATGAAACTACTAATAACATCTCCACCAGCGCCGTTCCTTGGCTTGATGAGCTCCGAAAACTCCGCGTCGCTGAACTACGCCGCGAAGTCCAACAATATGATCTCTCCATCGT GTCCTTACAATTGAAGGTGCAGAAATTAAAAGAAGAGAGAGAACAGAGCTTGACAGAGAACGGAAAGGAAACTGAAAAATCGGATCTGGAGCGAGAAAAGGGAAgtgaaaaaaaggaagaaaacgaAACCGAGAATATTACCCGACGGCCCGTTAACAGCAGGGAAGAGTCCGAGCGGGAGAACCATTCGGTAAACGAGTCGAACTCTACAGATCCGAAGGAGGAAGATCCGGGAACCGGACCTGACGAGGCAAAAGATGAACCGGAACCTGTCGAACCGGATGGAGGTGAAACGGGGAAAGAGGTGCAGAGCGTGAAGCCTGAGGGAGAAGCTTCGTGCAACGGGAGCTGTGATAGTGTGGCGAAGGGATCAGCTGAAAACTCGAAGCTAGTTGACCCGAGAGAAACCGGTGATTCACCGGAGTCAGTGGCCGAGTCCAAGGGAGAAGAACCTAATAGAGAGAGCAGCGATGTACAGAGCTCGGCTAGCTTGTCcgggaaggaaaagaaaaatgctgAACCGGGAGAACCGGATAATGGGGAATTGGACCAATCTCCCTCCATCAAGAAGGTGTCCGTTGAATCTCAGCCGTTGGTTGAGTTCCTTGAGATCTTCCAGTCTCATAAGCTCGGCTCCCTTTTCGAGCGCCGACTCGAAAGCCAG AAAACACCGGATTACTCAAACTTGATCCGGCAACATCTTGACTTAGAGACTATTGGCTTGAGGGTTGAAGAAGGCTGGTATGCAGGATGTAAAAGCAAGTTCTTTAGAGACTTGCTGTTGCTTTTAACCAATGCCATCATTTTCTTTGGCAAGGAATCCTCAGAATACGCTGCAGCTATTGAGTTTCGACAACTTGTCTCAAAGGAGATCGATGCCCAGTTTCGCAATTCAAGCGTATTGCCCAAAGAACAATCACCAAGTAGGGTGCTTGAATCCCAGATGCCTTTGAAACCAGAACCTCAACTGTCACTCTCCTTGTCAATGAAACCTAAACTATCAGTCCCATTGATTGCTTGTCGCAAACGCAGCTCGATTGCTGCCAAATCGTCAACATCATCTTCAGGGCAAGAGAAAAAAAGGCAGCTGCTAGCTTCATTGATGAACGAGAAACCAGCTCTAGGTTGGAAGCAGCATGATAAATCCATTGAGGAAAGTCCTGTAGCAAAGAAGAGAACAAGAGAAAGTTCGGCCTCGGGTTTAAGAAAAGCAAGCAAAAATGCAAAGGCTCGGAGTAACACAAACACAAACAAGAATTCAGGTACCAATGCCAATGCTGCCATTTCAAGCAAAGGTGGATCCTCAAATGATAACTCGGAATCCAAGGGTGGTGAGAAGGAGAAGAGCAACAGCAAAACTGCTAGTTCAAAAAAGCCAAGTGCAGCGAATTTCTTGAATAGAATGAGGAGCTCTTTATCCGGTAATGAGCCATTGACAGAGACACTGAAGGGTGTGATTAGTTCTGATAAGGGTAAAGGAGGAGGAGATGCAGGTGAGCATAAGAAAAACAGCACTAGCAGCAAAGGTGATCAACAGAAGGATCGAACTCCGACTCCACGGACACGTTCTGGCGGAAAAAGAACGAGTCCGGCAAAGAGGAGTACAGGAAGACCGCCTAAAAGAGTGCCTGCCACCCAATCAGCTCCTCCTGGTAAGCGGGGAAGGGAAGCTGTTGAGAACCATTCAGGTGGTGGACAGGCAAAGAAGCGTTCAAGAAAATGA